Within Kutzneria chonburiensis, the genomic segment CTCGATCGGTCAACGCCTTGAACATGGCCGTCAACCCGGCCCGATCGGCGGCTGTGACGTCAAAGGCCGCGAAGGTTGCGAAGCGTTGGCCTGGTGTGTCCACACCGGACTGACGTGGACCGTGGAACGGGTACGCCTGCGGAACCTCCGGCGTGGCAACGGTGTCCGCCTGCGCCCCGGCGGCGGCGAGGCCGCCGATCAGTGCGGTGCCGGCGACACCGGCACCGGTGCCCTGGAGGAAGCGGCGACGGCTCAGCGACATGGCAGGGGCTCCTTCAGCTCGCGCGCACTTCGAGCAGGGTGGGAATGGCGGACAGGGTCTCGACGGCAGCGCCGACACGGGCGTCCACCACCGTCCGGTTGCCGGTCCCGCAGGCGGCCGTCACCGCGGCGAGCTGCGTGCGGGCGGCGGCGACCAGGCCGGGCTTGCGGGCGTCGAGCAGCGGCTGGAGCCGGTCCAACACCGCGTTCGTGGCCTCGACATCGGCCGCCACCAAAGAAAATGTCGTGTTGGAGCCCTGGTCGGTCTGGCCGTTGAGGGTGCGCCGCAACGCGTCTTCCAGGATCTCGTGGGCCCTGAGCGGCAGATCGGTCGGGTCGAACGTCAGTTTCTGGTGCAGCGTCTGGACGTCCTGTCGCAGCTTGTCGGCCACTGGCGCCAGGGCGGTCGTTTGCCCGTGCCACAGGCCGTATTCGATGCGGTGCAGGCCGGTGAAACCGGGATCGGCCACGCCCTGCGGCAAGCCCTGTGGCAGACCGTCGATCGCCACGCCCAGGTCCTCGAACTGCCCGTACGCGGCCCCGAGCCGCTCCCAGGTCAGCTGCGCCGCCAGCCACGCCGCCTTCGCGCCGTCGACATCACCGGCCTGGATCTTGGCCGCCAGGTCGCCGGCCTGAGCGTCCAATGTGGACATTTTGTCCGAGAGATAGGACGTGAACGAGTCGGCCGGTCCCTTGAGGTCCTTGTCCGACACCGGCTTCACCGCCGGCACGGCCGGTCCGCCGGAGCCACCGGTGACGGCCGCGACGGGCGACACCTGGTCCAGCTCGCCCGGCACCAGGCAGCGCCAGCCGTACTGGCCGGGCGGCAGGTCGACGGTGATGGACCGGCGGGTGCCGGGGCCGAGGCCCTCGATCTCGCCGATCACCCCGCCGTCGGTGGCCCGGATCAGGTAGATCTCGCCGCCGTGCCCGGACTTGTTGATCACGGAGATGGTCGACGAGCCGGCAGCGGTGCCGGTCCAATCCTGGGCACAGCCCTCGGCCGTGACAGTGACCTGCGTCGACGAGCCGCCGCCGGACGGCGACGTGACCAGCGCGAACACACCGACCGCCAACAGCGGCAGGACGACCGCCGCGGCCGCGTACACCCACCGCGGCACCCGCCGCACCGGCGGCGATGCCGGGGCCGCCGCCGCAGAAGGCTTACGTAGGAACACAACGAGCACCGTGACCAGGTACGCCAGGTAGACCGCGACCTGGAGCACGGTCATCCGCGGCGCGAGGTTGGTGATGCCGGAGATCAGCGACACCCACCAGCTGTCCGTGGACACCACCGTGCTCAGGTCGAACGCGATCCAGCCCCGACCGGGCACGATGCCGGCGGTCTGGAGCTCGCCGACGCCGTAGGCCAGGACGCCGGCGGCGATCACGATCAGCAGCACTGCCGTGCGGGAGAAGAAGACGCCGAGGTTCACCCGCACGCTGGCCCGCACGATCAGCCAGCACAGCAGGAACGACGCCGTCAGGCCGACCGCCGCCCCGACCAGCGGCGTGATCGTGTCGCCGGACGCCTGCACCGTCGTCCAGAGGAACAGCGCCGTCTCCAGGCCTTCACGGGCCACGGCGAGGAACGCTGTCGTCGCCAGCGCGCCGGCCCCGATCTCGGCCGCGTGGCCGATCTTCTCCCGCAGCTCACCCGACAGACCACGGGCCGCACGACGCATCCAGAAGATCATCCACGTCACGAGCACGATCGCCACCAGGCTCAGCAGCCCGCCGAACACCGCCTGCGCCGTGATCGTCAGCTCGGCCCGGGAGAACACCAGCACCGCGCCGAATCCCAGCGACAGCAGGCCCGCCGCCAGCACCCCGAGCCAGATCGGCGCGACCCCTTTGCCGGTGCGGCGCACCGCGGCCAGCAGGATGCCGACCACCAGCCCGATCTCCAGCCCTTCGCGCAGGCCGATGACCAGGTTGGGCAGCCCGTCGACCCACACCGCGCCACGCCCCTTCGGTTAGGCTCACTTAACCCCGGGGCGGATACTACACACTTGTAGAAGGGTGCCCTTAGTACCCGTGAGTGAAGACACCGCCCACAGCGGTGGCGAGCACCGGGATGGCGTGAATGTCCGACACGGCGACCTCGGTCGGATGCGCCTCCAGGAAGACCATGTCCGCCAACTGCCCGGGCACCAAACGACCCTTGTGCGCGTCCTGACCGGTCACCTGACTGGAGCCGAGGGTCGCGGCGCGGACGGCCTCCGACGGGGTCAAACGCTCCTCAGGTGCATACAGAATCCCGTCTTCGGTGAGGCGTTCTACGAAAGCCTGGATACCGCCGAGCGGAGCGCCGGGGGCGACGGGGCGATCGGAGCTGAGGGCGACGGGGAGGCCGACGTCGAGGAAGCTGCGGGCACGGTGTGACCAGCGGCTGCGGTCGGGACCGATGGCCCGGCGCATGCCCTCGCCGAAGGCGGGCAAGAAATTCGGCTGCACGACGCAGGCGACGCCGAGGGACGCGAGCCGAGCGACCTGGTCGGGCCGAACGACGGTGCCGTGCTCGACCCGGTTGGGCACCAGACGGCGGCCATGAAGCGTCATCGCCTCCTCGATCACGTCGAGGGCGACATCGAGCGCGGCGTCGCCGACGGCGTGCAGGGCGACGGACCAACCTGCGGCATAGGCCGCCAAGACGCGACGGCGCAGCGTCGAGGCGTCTTCCTGGAGGTAGCCGTGGTTGTCGGGACAGCCCTCGTAATGCTCGGACAGCTGGGCTGTGCGGCCGAGGATCGACCCGTCGGTGAAGACCTTGACCGGCCCGAGCTGAAGGACGTCGTCGCCCCAGCCGGTGCGAATGCCGGTGCCGAGCCCCAGAAAGGCGGGCTCTTCAGCGTGCCCACCGACGTCGACCAAGGCGTCGATCACCGGCATGACCTGCATCCGGGTCCGCAGAACGCCGTGCTCACGGGCGTTCTGGTACGCGGCCAACTCCCCCGGCGCGTGCCCGATCCAACCCCCGGCAACGCCGCAGTCGGTGACGCTGGTGAGCCCCTCACGGGCGTACTGCGCGGTGGCCAGGTCCAACGCCCGTTCGATCACGTCCAGTGGATACGGCAGCAGTACGTCCTGCACGAACGCCATGGCCCGTTCCTCCAGGACGCCGGTAGGCCGACCGGTCTCGTCCCGCACGACCCGCCCGCCGTCGATCTCCCGGTCACCGACGGCGGTGCGCCGCAGTCCCTCGCCGTTGAGCTGGCAGGAATGCCCGGAAGCGTGCTTGATCCAGACCGGCCGGCCGCCGCTGACCCGGTCGAGCACGTCACGGTCCGGGACCGCGCCGTGCAGCAGCACGGGATTGAAGCCGGAAGCGATGATCCAGTCCTCCGGCCCGCCGTCGCCGGCCCGCTCCCCGATCGCCCGGTACACGTCGTCCAGGGACGTCACGCCGGACAGGTCGGTCTCCAGCAACGTCATCCCGAACCAGACGCTGTGGGCATGCGCGTCGTTGAACCCCGGCAGCACGACGCCGCCGCGAGCGTCCACACGCTCACGTGCCTCGAGACCCTCGACGTCCTTGCCAATAGCCAAGATCCGGCCACCGGCGACCGCAAGGGAGTCCACAATGGACTCGTCAGGGTCGCCGGTGTGGATCCGCCCGTTCTCGACGATCAGATCGACCTTCACCCGCCGGTTATACGCCCTGATACCCCGAGCAGACGATGCGAATGGTGTCGATCCGGTCGTCCCGCGCGGTGTAGTACGCCTGCTGCTCCACCATGCGGTCGGTCTCGGCGTTGCGCACGCGGAACCGGTAGCCGACCTCCTGGCAGTCGCCGACCTGGCCGTTGCTGACCGAGCACAGCTCGATCTCGCCCTGGTGCGTGCCGAACCACGGCCCGAGGATGATCTTGTCGACGACCTCGTCGGCGT encodes:
- a CDS encoding amidohydrolase yields the protein MKVDLIVENGRIHTGDPDESIVDSLAVAGGRILAIGKDVEGLEARERVDARGGVVLPGFNDAHAHSVWFGMTLLETDLSGVTSLDDVYRAIGERAGDGGPEDWIIASGFNPVLLHGAVPDRDVLDRVSGGRPVWIKHASGHSCQLNGEGLRRTAVGDREIDGGRVVRDETGRPTGVLEERAMAFVQDVLLPYPLDVIERALDLATAQYAREGLTSVTDCGVAGGWIGHAPGELAAYQNAREHGVLRTRMQVMPVIDALVDVGGHAEEPAFLGLGTGIRTGWGDDVLQLGPVKVFTDGSILGRTAQLSEHYEGCPDNHGYLQEDASTLRRRVLAAYAAGWSVALHAVGDAALDVALDVIEEAMTLHGRRLVPNRVEHGTVVRPDQVARLASLGVACVVQPNFLPAFGEGMRRAIGPDRSRWSHRARSFLDVGLPVALSSDRPVAPGAPLGGIQAFVERLTEDGILYAPEERLTPSEAVRAATLGSSQVTGQDAHKGRLVPGQLADMVFLEAHPTEVAVSDIHAIPVLATAVGGVFTHGY
- the efeU gene encoding iron uptake transporter permease EfeU; this encodes MWVDGLPNLVIGLREGLEIGLVVGILLAAVRRTGKGVAPIWLGVLAAGLLSLGFGAVLVFSRAELTITAQAVFGGLLSLVAIVLVTWMIFWMRRAARGLSGELREKIGHAAEIGAGALATTAFLAVAREGLETALFLWTTVQASGDTITPLVGAAVGLTASFLLCWLIVRASVRVNLGVFFSRTAVLLIVIAAGVLAYGVGELQTAGIVPGRGWIAFDLSTVVSTDSWWVSLISGITNLAPRMTVLQVAVYLAYLVTVLVVFLRKPSAAAAPASPPVRRVPRWVYAAAAVVLPLLAVGVFALVTSPSGGGSSTQVTVTAEGCAQDWTGTAAGSSTISVINKSGHGGEIYLIRATDGGVIGEIEGLGPGTRRSITVDLPPGQYGWRCLVPGELDQVSPVAAVTGGSGGPAVPAVKPVSDKDLKGPADSFTSYLSDKMSTLDAQAGDLAAKIQAGDVDGAKAAWLAAQLTWERLGAAYGQFEDLGVAIDGLPQGLPQGVADPGFTGLHRIEYGLWHGQTTALAPVADKLRQDVQTLHQKLTFDPTDLPLRAHEILEDALRRTLNGQTDQGSNTTFSLVAADVEATNAVLDRLQPLLDARKPGLVAAARTQLAAVTAACGTGNRTVVDARVGAAVETLSAIPTLLEVRAS